In a genomic window of Quercus lobata isolate SW786 chromosome 4, ValleyOak3.0 Primary Assembly, whole genome shotgun sequence:
- the LOC115986551 gene encoding transcriptional activator DEMETER isoform X4, with protein sequence MNFRGGVLIPPDKQLQFMDSWIPVTPEKPIPTRSHPIPVDRLGNQLGTPNWHLAGEVQNCNGFVQNLNPIGQVVQNGGCYGYDGGLAEKTRMIDHINADFLATANRGLNRSVNIASDRPLIPNSRSQVDCNQRQNHSGTLFLNNQNHHSGYTPLSNLANTPLIPNMHAQVENGRDSYLGSLFLSNQNHYSGSKSVSNVDSFSQIPLNGFLVPHQPYYDLNSPPKESDAVSGVTDTLQFRPITLTPDQVSKLENNQLSATLDFTRNEISSYEKDKETLVTSTENQVPQQRSDELLQSIVDSSPAAISTLHQENKDSEKGDLGIDLNKTPQQKPPRRRKHRPKVITEGKPKRTRKPATPKATAENPTGKRKYVRKNVQKEPITEHADATRGMTDPKDGTAVKSCRRVLNFDLENTRDESQGKVDGQQDLQHRNQRTFILNSDTQATQLCSGTYSVKSAVQIDQRNELMVEYQPPGTISSLTPSMNPLQTDYRSLQEWRASVAQLATTKDRQIEDLRAIERNVEKGYTYPTQNRCRNGFTPIQQQIHAEGMDQVVFQAKTNRESIEKAMSTPQPVQNFQSNLSAARGYKRQHSHTTEHVNPSIKNPMGSLLCQEIPQVHECHRNGCIVSTGFSESHKKKKIESGFHKNISGMHCVTAVEDGWGKVRAKHGHDTNANDSTTKMNHEILNSYLESNEIALRLSEVNKFTIDRTNHSMAARNFLPMQQFSSELHSHTERMGETNSLTLVQSFPSLADIQDHNLHQQSPPKQVPELENGQLLQTSSVKSARRNKKLKNPDANYDLQKSSAKTQGPPAYHTPIDEITYKMEGLHLNEGSNKLIGQEHKALVLYKGDGALVPYGEVEFLKKRKPRPKVDLDPETNRLWNLLMGKEGTEGLDGTDKEKEKWWEEERKVFRGRADSFIARMHLVQGDRRFSRWKGSVVDSVIGVFLTQNVSDHLSSSAFMSLAARFPLKSTSNNRTCDNIGTDTLVEESEVCIINQDDTTRCLEKVSSQTIYNGSYMAHHELTEHQRDNETTGIERRSLMDAHSQSMEEEVISSQDSFDSSIIQGTGGLRSSSGSNSEAEDFINGGKHSEVYFPTLTNLLQMEKTTFQEFYSHENSCPLMDEGSRYGHKQSEYIEHGQKMSRLDRDDSNGPSAFTYPNNPDNLQMQVQVAASDNYHSHMIPDSRVPEVEDFEALSEESISPWSSTAKDANGKGFRTKEQERSRAKNTVQQNGQLQCQDTPRMGPYVPLSNHSEQQESISQPVLHTVHNQPSCHNHQHDMKALQLQTPSFTEPVQPADALSKSQNNAMQHVLSVPKLTETAEERTSVVNKQIHLENGLFEPNSNGQAYSSVQAYSGTNAKISKAKKGKVENEKKSTFDWDSLRMQVPANSRNNERSRDALDSLDYEAVRCANVLEISNAIKERGMNNMLAERIKAFLNRVVSDHGSIDLEWLRDVPPDKAKDYLLSIRGLGLKSVECVRLLTLHHLAFPVDTNVGRIAVRLGWVPLQPLPESLQLHLLELYPMLESIQKYLWPRLCKLDQRTLYELHYQLITFGKVFCTKSKPNCNACPMRGECRHFASAFASARLALPGPEEKSIVSSSVPIATERNPAVVINPMQLPPPENNSLKVTGYESRTCEPMTGYESRTCEPIIEEPATPEQECIEATESDIEDAFYEDPDEIPIIKLNIKEFTTNLQNYMQENMELQEVDMSKALVAINPSIPTPKLKNVSRLRTEHQVYELPDSHPLLEGMDRREPDDPSPYLLAIWTPGETANSIQPPERTCGSQEPNKLCNEKTCFSCNSVREANAQTVRGTLLIPCRTAMRGSFPLNGTYFQVNEVFADNESSQNPIDVPRSWIWNLPRRTVYFGTSVSTIFKGLSTEGIQYCFWKGFVCVRGFDQKTRAPRPLKARLHYPASKLVKTKNENKR encoded by the exons ATGAATTTTAGAGGAGGAGTTTTGATTCCACCTGATAAGCAACTTCAATTTATGGATTCTTGGATACCTGTCACACCAGAAAAGCCAATTCCAACAAGATCTCATCCGATCCCAGTCGACCGGCTCGGGAACCAACTGGGGACACCAAATTGGCATCTGGCCGGAGAGGTGCAGAATTGCAATGGGTTCGTGCAAAATTTGAACCCAATTGGACAGGTAGTTCAGAATGGAGGATGCTATGGCTATGATGGAGGCTTGGCTGAGAAAACCCGGATGATTGATCACATT AATGCAGATTTTCTAGCCACTGCAAACAGAGGCCTCAACAGAAGTGTAAACATTGCCTCAGATAGACCTCTGATTCCAAATTCGCGTTCTCAAGTTGACTGCAACCAGAGACAGAATCACTCTGGTACTCTGTTTCTCAACAACCAGAATCACCACTCTGGTTATACCCCCTTGAGTAATTTGGCAAATACACCTCTGATTCCGAATATGCATGCTCAAGTTGAAAATGGAAGAGATTCATATCTGGGTAGCTTGTTTCTCAGCAATCAAAATCACTACTCTGGTTCAAAGTCAGTGAGCAacgttgacagcttctcccagATTCCTCTGA ATGGATTCCTTGTACCACACCAACCGTACTATGATCTGAATTCTCCACCAAAAGAATCAGATGCTGTCTCTGGTGTTACCGACACCCTCCAGTTCAGACCAATAACATTAACACCAGATCAAGTCAGCAAGTTGGAGAACAACCAGCTTTCTGCAACATTGGACTTCACAAGAAATGAAATCTCAAGTTATGAGAAAGACAAGGAGACTTTAGTCACATCAACAGAAAACCAGGTACCTCAGCAACGTAGTGATGAACTCTTGCAGAGCATTGTAGACTCGTCACCTGCTGCCATTTCTACACTACACCAGGAAAACAAAGATTCTGAGAAGGGAGATTTAGGCATTGATCTGAACAAGACACCTCAACAGAAACCACCAAGACGAAGAAAACACAGGCCCAAGGTAATCACTGAAGGCAAACCCAAAAGAACTAGGAAGCCTGCAACTCCAAAAGCTACTGCAGAGAACCCAACAGGGAAGAGAAAATATGTACGTAAGAATGTTCAGAAAGAACCAATAACTGAACATGCAGATGCTACAAGGGGGATGACAGATCCTAAAGATGGAACTGCAGTAAAATCATGCAGAAGAGTTTTAAATTTTGACTTGGAGAATACCAGAGATGAAAGCCAGGGCAAAGTAGATGGTCAGCAAGATTTGCAGCATAGAAATCAAAGGACCTTCATTTTGAATTCAGACACTCAAGCTACACAATTGTGCTCTGGAACATATAGTGTGAAGTCAGCTGTGCAGATAGACCAACGGAATGAATTAATGGTAGAATACCAGCCACCTGGAACCATAAGCAGCCTAACCCCTTCCATGAATCCGTTACAGACTGACTATAGATCACTGCAAGAATGGCGAGCAAGTGTAGCCCAATTAGCTACAACAAAAGACCGGCAAATAGAAGATTTACGTGCCATTGAGAGAAATGTAGAAAAGGGATATACTTATCCCACCCAGAACAGGTGCAGAAATGGATTCACTCCCATACAGCAACAAATTCATGCAGAAGGAATGGACCAAGTTGTCTTTCAAGCGAAAACTAATCGTGAAAGCATTGAGAAAGCAATGTCCACCCCTCAACcagtacaaaattttcaatccaaTTTGAGTGCAGCAAGGGGGTACAAGAGACAACATTCTCACACTACGGAGCACGTGAATCCCAGTATCAAAAACCCAATGGGCTCATTGTTGTGCCAAGAGATACCTCAAGTGCATGAATGTCACAGAAATGGTTGCATTGTTAGCACGGGTTTTTCAGAAAGccacaaaaagaagaaaattgagaGTGGATTCCATAAAAACATCTCTGGAATGCATTGTGTTACAGCAGTTGAAGATGGTTGGGGAAAAGTTAGGGCAAAACATGGGCATGATACCAATGCAAATGACAGTACTACAAAAATGAACCATGAAATTTTGAACTCCTACTTAGAAAGTAACGAAATTGCATTGAGATTAAGTGAGGTAAACAAATTTACCATTGACAGGACCAATCACTCCATGGCTGCCAGAAACTTTCTGCCAATGCAACAGTTTTCATCTGAACTGCATTCACACACAGAAAGGATGGGAGAGACCAACAGCCTAACTCTGGTCCAAAGCTTTCCTTCCCTAGCTGACATTCAGGATCATAACCTGCACCAGCAATCCCCCCCAAAACAAGTTCCTGAACTGGAGAATGGACAGTTACTCCAAACTTCCAGTGTGAAGTCAGCTAGAAGAAATAAAAAGCTGAAAAACCCAGATGCCAATTATGATCTTCAGAAATCCTCAGCAAAAACACAAG GTCCACCAGCATACCACACACCTATTGATGAGATAACATATAAAATGGAGGGTCTTCATCTTAACGAGGGAAGCAACAAATTGATAGGGCAAGAGCATAAAGCACTTGTCCTATACAAAGGAGATGGTGCACTTGTTCCATATGGAGAGGTCGAATTTTTGAAGAAACGTAAGCCACGGCCTAAAGTAGACCTTGACCCAGAAACAAATAGACTTTGGAATCTTTTGATGGGTAAAGAAGGAACCGAAGGCCTTGACGGAACTGACAAGGAGAAGGAGAAATGGTGGGAAGAGGAAAGGAAAGTTTTTCGTGGCCGAGCTGACTCATTTATTGCAAGAATGCACCTTGTTCAAG GAGATAGACGCTTCTCGCGATGGAAAGGATCAGTTGTTGACTCAGTGATAGGAGTCTTCCTTACCCAAAATGTTTCAGACCATCTTTCAag TTCTGCCTTCATGTCTCTGGCAGCACGATTTCCTCTCAAGTCAACAAGCAACAACAGGACATGCGACAACATTGGGACAGACACACTAGTCGAGGAATCAGAAGTCTGCATTATAAATCAAGATGACACCACCAGATGTCTTGAAAAGGTATCAAGTCAAACAATCTACAATGGAAGCTATATGGCACACCATGAATTAACAGAGCATCAAAGAGACAATGAAACCACAGGAATAGAAAGGAGGAGCCTAATGGATGCACATAGTCAGAGCATGGAGGAAGAAGTCATATCATCACAAGATtcttttgattcctcaatcATTCAAGGCACTGGAGGACTAAGATCCTCCTCAGGCTCCAATTCAGAAGCAGAAGATTTTATAAATGGGGGCAAACACAGTGAGGTTTATTTTCCAACTTTAACAAATCTTCTACAGATGGAGAAGACCACATTCCAGGAATTTTACAGCCATGAAAACAGTTGTCCACTTATGGATGAGGGATCCAGGTATGGGCATAAGCAGTCCGAATATATAGAGCATGGCCAGAAAATGTCAAGATTGGACAGAGATGATTCCAATGGACCTTCTGCATTTACTTATCCAAACAATCCTGACAATTTACAAATGCAAGTACAAGTGGCTGCTTCAGATAACTACCATTCGCACATGATCCCAGACTCTAGAGTACCTGAAGTAGAGGATTTTGAAGCATTGAGTGAGGAAAGCATATCCCCCTGGTCTTCAACTGCAAAAGATGCAAATGGCAAAGGCTTTAGGACCAAAGAACAGGAAAGAAGCAGAGCTAAAAACACAGTGCAACAGAATGGGCAATTGCAGTGTCAAGATACCCCAAGAATGGGCCCATATGTACCATTAAGCAACCACTCAGAGCAACAAGAAAGTATTTCTCAACCAGTACTACACACTGTACATAATCAACCATCCTGCCACAACCATCAACATGATATGAAGGCCCTTCAATTGCAAACCCCATCATTTACAGAACCTGTACAACCTGCTGATGCACTGTCTAAAAGCCAGAATAATGCCATGCAGCATGTCCTAAGTGTCCCTAAACTCACTGAAACTGCAGAGGAGAGAACCTCTGTAGTAAATAAGCAAATACACTTGGAAAATGGATTGTTTGAACCAAATTCAAATGGGCAAGCTTATTCTTCTGTTCAAGCATATAGTGgaacaaatgcaaaaatttcaaaagcaaaaaaaggaaAGGTGGAGAACGAGAAAAAAAGTACATTCGACTGGGACAGTTTAAGAATGCAAGTGCCAGCCAATAGTAGGAACAACGAAAGAAGCAGAGATGCACTTGACTCACTGGACTATGAAGCAGTAAGATGTGCAAATGTTCTTGAGATATCTAACGCTATAAAAGAGCGGGGGATGAATAATATGCTAGCAGAACGAATCAAG GCATTCCTAAACCGAGTGGTTAGTGATCATGGAAGTATTGATCTGGAATGGTTAAGAGATGTTCCCCCTGATAAAGCAAA GGATTATCTGTTAAGCATACGAGGGCTCGGGTTGAAAAGTGTAGAGTGTGTGCGGCTTTTAACACTCCATCATCTTGCTTTTCCA GTTGACACTAATGTTGGAAGGATAGCAGTTCGATTGGGCTGGGTTCCTCTCCAACCCTTGCCTGAGTCACTTCAGTTACACCTCCTAGAACT GTATCCAATGCTGGAGtcaattcaaaaatatttgtgGCCAAGATTATGCAAACTTGATCAACGAACACT GTATGAACTGCACTACCAGTTGATTACTTTTGGAAAG GTTTTCTGCACAAAAAGTAAACCAAATTGCAATGCTTGTCCAATGAGAGGAGAGTGCAGACACTTTGCAAGTGCTTTCGCAAG TGCAAGGCTTGCCCTGCCAGGGCCAGAAGAGAAGAGTATTGTGAGTTCATCTGTTCCCATTGCAACCGAGAGAAACCCTGCAGTAGTCATCAACCCCATGCAATTACCTCCACCTGAGAACAACTCACTGAAAGTAACAGGATATGAAAGCCGCACATGCGAGCCAATGACAGGATATGAAAGCCGCACATGCGAGCCAATCATTGAAGAACCAGCAACACCAGAACAAGAATGCATAGAGGCAACAGAAAGCGACATTGAGGATGCATTCTATGAGGATCCTGATGAAATTCCTATCATCAAACTCAACATTAAAGAGTTCACAACGAATCTTCAAAATTACATGCAAGAGAACATGGAACTTCAAGAAGTTGACATGTCCAAGGCTTTGGTTGCCATAAATCCTTCTATCCCTACACCCAAACTGAAGAATGTGAGTCGGCTACGAACAGAGCACCAAGT GTATGAACTTCCAGATTCACATCCACTCTTGGAGGGG ATGGACAGACGAGAACCTGATGATCCAAGCCCATACCTTCTTGCTATATGGACACCAG GTGAAACTGCAAATTCAATTCAACCACCTGAAAGAACGTGTGGATCACAAGAACCTAACAAATTGTGCAATGAGAAGACATGTTTTTCATGCAATAGTGTAAGAGAAGCTAATGCACAAACAGTCAGAGGGACACTGCTG ATACCATGCAGAACAGCAATGAGAGGAAGCTTTCCACTCAACGGTACCTACTTTCAAGTTAATGAG GTATTTGCAGATAATGAATCTAGCCAGAATCCAATTGATGTTCCAAGATCATGGATATGGAATTTGCCAAGACGGACTGTATACTTTGGAACCTCTGTATCAACAATTTTCAAAG GCCTATCAACTGAGGGAATTCAATACTGCTTTTGGAAAG GATTTGTTTGTGTGAGAGGATTTGACCAAAAAACACGAGCACCGCGACCTCTAAAGGCCAGATTGCACTACCCAGCAAGTAAGTtggtcaaaacaaaaaatgagaacaaaagaTAA